In Microbulbifer sp. GL-2, the following are encoded in one genomic region:
- a CDS encoding DEAD/DEAH box helicase, with translation MNIPLDFNSISNQLPTKSLIRGKNYFRNGYVEKFIVSQGGKIITGRVSGSYANHYKQYIEVTENPVSGAFEIDGECSCPVGYNCKHVAAVLMAVINKNQETSKQTLKGTSWDNWQKNVAEKQREVVLDSPSQRDLLYTLDWDDRYPSAQARINVYSARPLKKGGYGKPQREYFHINSSLAISKIDQKIFGLQQLLSQSFFRKTISGEEGALLLRNLLDSGRFFSDIDSLTPIRRGEAVKLELSWEESKNDAQLQLDVPDLPNGWKLIPTEPPCYFSPHENIIGPIISPLGGEALNDFTTMPAISKNEMGNAITFLNNHYGSEHLPTPKSLPIIPVNDVLRPGLILKSTPIPGGIESIHTASFHIQYGPVIIHTEEILTENRPENNIYSQQDKLYRVERDFHHEAAVLKDLMQWQWSLGANEAGEPTLFFDDGETNQTPVERWHDFLNEGIPRLEEAGWIIQFEDGFSLKVHEIEDWEWQTEQSFNDWFSLSATVDIEGQPIHLAPLLLQYLESGYTATDEEDILVPLGSDQYIRLPSALFRNLYAVLEEWYDSESQSFKVPKFAVPELPNADSAWQDNKDLNVLAKNLQKGPQSVKPPRALRAQLRPYQQTGFDWLQHLRKLNMNGILADDMGLGKTLQGLAHILKEKESRRLINPALVVVPTSLVGNWLNEAQRFAPTLKALLLHGSDRHEDFPLIPESDLIITTYPLIVRDSEILKKYNFHLLILDEAQVIKNPKSKAAQLLRTLTAQHKVCLTGTPLENHLGELWALFDYLMPGFLHSQKRFNGLYRNPIEKQANENKQQTLNQRIAPFILRRTKQEVATELPPKTEIIQRVTLDTAQAALYETVRSAMEKRVRDLMKKKGLNRSHIEMLDALLKLRQICCDPGLVKLEKAKKVKQSAKLEALMDMLPEMVEEGRKILLFSQFTEMLGKIETALEEQAIPYVKLTGRTRKRQEAIDAFQMGDIPVFLISLKAGGVGLNLTAADTVIHYDPWWNPAVENQATDRAYRIGQDKPVFVYKFICENTVEEKIINMQAHKQALADAIYSKDGKKVAMDSEQWLSLFGE, from the coding sequence ATGAATATCCCTTTAGATTTCAACAGTATTTCCAATCAACTACCCACTAAAAGCCTGATTAGAGGTAAAAACTACTTCCGAAATGGCTACGTTGAGAAATTTATTGTTTCCCAGGGTGGTAAAATCATCACTGGGAGGGTAAGCGGTTCTTATGCAAATCACTACAAACAGTATATAGAGGTAACTGAAAACCCGGTCTCGGGGGCATTTGAAATTGATGGCGAGTGTTCCTGTCCAGTTGGATATAACTGCAAACATGTAGCCGCAGTACTGATGGCAGTTATCAATAAGAATCAAGAGACATCCAAGCAGACGTTAAAAGGGACAAGCTGGGATAATTGGCAGAAAAACGTTGCAGAAAAACAGCGTGAAGTCGTATTGGACTCTCCATCACAGAGAGACCTGCTATACACCCTGGATTGGGATGATCGATACCCTTCCGCACAAGCCAGAATTAACGTTTATTCAGCCCGACCACTTAAAAAAGGCGGCTATGGTAAGCCTCAGCGCGAGTACTTCCATATCAACAGCAGCCTTGCCATATCAAAAATTGACCAGAAAATTTTTGGCCTTCAACAACTGCTTTCACAATCTTTCTTCAGGAAAACCATATCTGGAGAGGAAGGTGCGCTTCTGTTGAGAAACCTGCTAGATAGTGGGCGCTTCTTCAGCGATATCGATTCTCTAACCCCGATTCGTAGGGGGGAAGCGGTCAAACTGGAACTCAGCTGGGAAGAAAGCAAGAACGATGCACAGCTGCAATTAGATGTGCCAGACCTCCCCAACGGCTGGAAGCTGATACCCACCGAACCACCTTGTTATTTTTCCCCTCACGAAAACATCATTGGCCCCATCATAAGCCCATTGGGTGGTGAAGCTCTAAATGACTTCACAACTATGCCTGCCATTTCTAAAAATGAAATGGGCAATGCTATTACCTTTCTTAATAACCACTATGGCAGTGAACATTTACCCACTCCAAAATCACTGCCTATTATACCAGTGAATGACGTTTTACGACCGGGCTTAATTCTTAAATCAACTCCCATCCCGGGAGGGATTGAAAGTATTCATACCGCCAGTTTTCATATTCAATATGGCCCGGTAATAATCCACACAGAGGAAATTCTTACAGAGAATCGCCCAGAAAATAATATCTACTCCCAACAAGACAAGCTTTATAGAGTAGAGAGGGATTTTCATCACGAAGCGGCTGTACTGAAAGATCTCATGCAATGGCAGTGGAGTTTGGGTGCTAATGAAGCCGGTGAGCCCACTCTGTTCTTCGATGATGGTGAAACCAATCAAACGCCTGTAGAGCGCTGGCACGATTTCCTCAACGAGGGTATCCCAAGACTTGAAGAAGCTGGCTGGATCATTCAATTCGAAGATGGCTTTTCTCTAAAAGTACACGAGATTGAAGATTGGGAGTGGCAAACAGAACAATCTTTCAATGACTGGTTTTCCCTGAGTGCAACCGTAGATATTGAAGGTCAGCCCATTCATCTGGCTCCGCTGTTATTGCAATATTTGGAATCGGGATATACGGCCACCGATGAAGAAGACATTTTAGTTCCTCTCGGCTCAGACCAGTATATCCGTCTACCCAGTGCACTGTTCCGCAACTTATATGCCGTTTTAGAAGAGTGGTATGACAGTGAATCCCAAAGTTTCAAGGTACCCAAGTTCGCGGTGCCGGAGCTGCCTAATGCCGATTCAGCCTGGCAGGACAATAAAGATCTAAATGTCCTGGCTAAAAACCTGCAAAAGGGCCCGCAGAGTGTAAAGCCTCCTAGAGCCCTGAGGGCACAGTTGCGTCCTTACCAGCAAACCGGTTTTGATTGGCTGCAACACTTGCGCAAACTCAATATGAACGGCATCCTTGCCGACGATATGGGCCTGGGTAAAACCTTGCAGGGATTGGCTCATATTCTCAAAGAAAAAGAGAGCCGGCGCCTGATAAACCCCGCTTTGGTGGTTGTACCAACCAGCTTAGTGGGTAACTGGCTTAACGAAGCCCAGCGCTTTGCCCCAACATTAAAAGCACTATTACTTCACGGCAGTGATCGGCATGAGGATTTCCCGCTCATTCCAGAATCTGATCTGATTATAACCACCTACCCGCTAATAGTGCGGGATAGTGAAATATTAAAAAAATATAACTTTCATCTTTTGATTCTCGATGAAGCCCAGGTGATTAAAAATCCCAAATCAAAAGCGGCACAATTACTCCGCACCCTCACGGCTCAGCACAAGGTATGCCTGACCGGAACACCGCTGGAAAACCACTTGGGCGAGTTATGGGCACTGTTTGACTACCTGATGCCCGGCTTTCTACACAGCCAGAAAAGGTTTAACGGCCTTTATCGCAACCCTATTGAGAAACAAGCCAATGAAAATAAACAGCAGACTTTAAATCAGAGAATCGCTCCATTTATTTTACGCCGAACCAAACAGGAAGTTGCCACAGAACTGCCCCCTAAGACAGAAATCATACAGCGGGTTACTCTCGATACCGCCCAAGCCGCACTCTACGAAACCGTGCGCTCGGCGATGGAAAAGCGAGTAAGGGACCTGATGAAAAAGAAAGGGCTCAACCGATCTCATATCGAGATGCTGGATGCCCTATTAAAACTGCGACAAATTTGCTGTGACCCCGGACTGGTCAAACTAGAGAAGGCAAAAAAAGTTAAGCAATCAGCCAAGCTGGAAGCACTGATGGATATGCTCCCGGAAATGGTAGAGGAAGGCCGCAAGATACTTTTATTCTCCCAGTTCACCGAGATGCTCGGCAAGATTGAAACTGCCCTGGAAGAACAGGCAATACCCTATGTAAAACTGACCGGGCGCACGCGCAAGCGCCAGGAAGCGATCGACGCCTTCCAGATGGGCGATATTCCCGTATTCCTGATCAGCCTTAAAGCTGGTGGCGTCGGCTTAAATCTAACTGCTGCCGATACGGTTATACACTACGATCCCTGGTGGAATCCCGCAGTAGAAAACCAGGCTACCGACCGCGCATACCGAATCGGCCAGGACAAACCGGTCTTTGTGTATAAATTTATCTGTGAGAATACCGTCGAAGAAAAAATCATCAATATGCAAGCGCACAAGCAGGCTCTAGCCGATGCGATTTACAGTAAAGATGGCAAAAAAGTGGCCATGGATTCAGAGCAATGGCTGTCATTATTTGGGGAGTAA
- a CDS encoding DUF2339 domain-containing protein translates to MESELLSLRAELALLEQDNRRRLETFERRLSALEGQLQRGSVDREKALLEDAAELEDELALLMGTHPEATKAPAQTQPSAISSTAVSSSTSLESKSPEPKPHPQRENKPPVSSEWLQEGLSNVLAPALEPLNRVWEPLAGFYRHYQRQGKAPVFFMTATGILALVFGFAYLLQFSFNAYLGPAGKVTLGFLVAAATTFGGVTFTRRMPHMADYGSGLIALGVILLYLCGYFTGPYYQLVPIPVGVGLLVVTTGLSYLLALLFQTRVVSMVTLLGGATMPLVANHFDPSAVIYLSYLLALALAMLHLSRQIRWPQLAMVTMALSAGMFEFSISNLDETAATWGPLLILHGFFYGFAHYALRGISTEEIESKGLEPRRLVIIAANLVLFLHISWALAPSSTAVGIVWLLNLLPWIALALYSRRLFGYSTTSDSARVVQNMALLHGGLLAGLAILALCSPALLGIVWCLEGLLLIFLGARFGFINVRSEGYIALAAAGLTMLWQALAWVGNGIVPAPLLLSLNADAGWGNWLALCAATFALTLLLRHCADQISLKERYLAALADNTFGLLLSASFLLSVGIFWPQGMWLLALLPMGYLIWRGQRTGSAFSEWLGLSHFLLLFIPLLASASIVGNFHFYDQIPYGKIASVEAFLTLWGLTALYQRLNMQSSGFSLALNLRKLFYALLPVFFLPTVLHKASDYFPIAVWLSCAIALFLYTRLRLELLKQELRILITGASLVAIFGCALREFGDWQGLAMGGLLLGLVSLAALLWVGQGLQRKPIGRDWQLALHQALKPIFPLAFYYLAATLFIISYALSRDFGLALLLSQLYFAGLYIFKPRLAPLRNQLTPFYMLSLRLFEFLTLLQVAAVIANSNKAPILGLYNLIALGIASLLVYRHFLANRAVWPGRRLFNLWVLHLTAIPVYIALLAQLLETMWLPAISFALVVHATLLLFQTLKPDTKKLLKLSLLLFGVAALKIVLWDMQDFSLVQKIVVCMLVGLCMLGAAFQYQKFLPRNRLPQ, encoded by the coding sequence ATGGAAAGTGAGTTACTTTCACTTCGTGCCGAACTGGCCCTGCTGGAGCAGGACAACCGTCGTCGTCTGGAGACCTTTGAACGGCGCCTATCAGCACTTGAAGGCCAACTTCAACGAGGTAGTGTAGACCGGGAGAAAGCCCTGCTTGAAGACGCTGCTGAGCTGGAAGATGAGCTGGCCCTTCTTATGGGCACACATCCTGAGGCCACCAAGGCCCCTGCGCAAACCCAACCCTCAGCCATATCATCTACAGCGGTATCATCATCTACATCGCTAGAATCTAAGTCCCCCGAACCCAAGCCTCACCCTCAAAGAGAAAATAAGCCACCAGTATCCTCAGAATGGTTGCAGGAGGGATTGTCTAACGTTTTGGCGCCGGCTCTGGAACCTCTCAATCGGGTCTGGGAACCCCTTGCGGGCTTTTATCGTCACTATCAACGTCAGGGCAAGGCACCGGTATTCTTTATGACTGCTACCGGTATCCTGGCACTGGTGTTTGGCTTTGCCTACTTATTGCAGTTCTCTTTTAACGCCTACCTGGGACCGGCGGGTAAAGTTACTCTGGGCTTTTTGGTCGCTGCGGCGACAACCTTTGGTGGAGTTACTTTTACCCGGCGTATGCCGCATATGGCAGATTACGGTTCCGGGCTAATTGCCCTCGGGGTGATTCTTCTCTACCTATGTGGATACTTTACAGGGCCCTACTATCAGCTGGTACCGATTCCAGTTGGGGTTGGCCTATTGGTGGTAACGACAGGCCTATCGTATTTGCTCGCCCTGTTGTTTCAAACCCGGGTAGTGTCCATGGTTACCCTACTCGGCGGGGCTACCATGCCTTTGGTTGCCAATCATTTCGACCCCTCGGCGGTTATCTATCTCAGCTATCTATTGGCACTCGCTCTCGCCATGCTGCACCTGTCCAGGCAAATACGCTGGCCGCAGCTTGCGATGGTAACCATGGCACTGAGCGCCGGTATGTTTGAGTTTTCAATCTCAAACCTGGATGAGACAGCTGCTACCTGGGGGCCATTGCTGATATTACATGGCTTCTTTTATGGCTTTGCCCACTATGCCTTGCGAGGAATAAGCACTGAGGAAATAGAATCCAAGGGCCTGGAGCCAAGGCGTTTAGTCATTATTGCCGCGAACCTGGTGCTGTTTCTCCACATCAGCTGGGCCTTGGCCCCGAGCAGTACGGCCGTGGGCATTGTATGGCTGCTCAATCTTCTGCCCTGGATCGCCCTCGCGCTCTATTCCCGCAGGCTATTTGGTTACAGCACCACCAGTGATTCCGCCCGTGTAGTCCAGAACATGGCCTTGTTGCACGGTGGATTGCTGGCGGGCCTGGCAATCCTGGCGCTATGCAGCCCGGCTTTGCTGGGGATCGTGTGGTGCCTTGAAGGGCTGTTACTGATTTTTCTTGGTGCGCGCTTTGGTTTTATCAATGTACGCAGTGAGGGTTACATCGCCCTTGCCGCCGCAGGCCTGACCATGTTGTGGCAGGCATTGGCCTGGGTAGGAAATGGAATTGTTCCCGCTCCATTGCTGCTGTCTTTAAATGCAGATGCGGGTTGGGGGAACTGGCTGGCACTTTGCGCTGCAACCTTTGCCCTTACCCTATTGTTGCGGCATTGTGCTGACCAAATCAGCCTAAAGGAACGCTATTTAGCCGCTCTTGCGGACAATACTTTTGGACTGCTTTTATCGGCAAGCTTCCTGTTGTCAGTTGGTATATTCTGGCCCCAGGGCATGTGGCTACTTGCCCTGCTGCCAATGGGTTATTTGATCTGGCGCGGCCAGCGCACTGGATCGGCATTTAGTGAATGGTTGGGGCTCAGCCATTTCCTACTGCTGTTTATCCCCCTTTTGGCGAGTGCGTCGATTGTGGGTAACTTCCATTTCTACGATCAAATCCCTTATGGCAAAATTGCCAGTGTGGAGGCCTTTCTCACTTTATGGGGGCTTACAGCGCTATACCAGCGCCTGAATATGCAATCCAGCGGCTTCTCCCTGGCACTCAATTTACGCAAACTGTTTTATGCCCTGTTACCAGTATTTTTTCTGCCGACAGTACTCCACAAAGCCAGTGATTACTTCCCTATCGCCGTGTGGTTATCCTGTGCTATCGCCCTATTCTTATACACACGCCTGCGGTTGGAGTTATTGAAGCAGGAATTGCGTATTTTGATTACAGGCGCGAGCCTTGTGGCAATATTTGGCTGTGCACTGCGAGAGTTTGGGGACTGGCAAGGGTTGGCCATGGGTGGGCTGCTCTTGGGGTTGGTATCATTAGCAGCGCTTTTGTGGGTTGGACAGGGATTGCAGCGAAAGCCAATTGGCCGAGACTGGCAGTTAGCCCTGCACCAGGCGCTTAAACCTATCTTCCCTCTGGCTTTTTACTACCTCGCGGCAACGCTATTTATTATCAGCTACGCCCTGAGCAGGGATTTCGGCCTGGCCCTATTGCTTAGCCAACTTTATTTCGCCGGACTGTATATTTTTAAACCCAGGCTGGCACCACTACGCAACCAGCTTACACCGTTTTATATGCTCAGCCTGCGCCTGTTCGAGTTTCTTACATTACTACAAGTTGCTGCAGTAATTGCCAACTCCAACAAAGCACCAATATTGGGGCTTTATAACTTGATTGCATTAGGTATTGCTTCATTGCTGGTATACCGACACTTCCTCGCTAATAGAGCCGTTTGGCCCGGCCGTAGGCTGTTTAATCTATGGGTGCTGCACCTCACTGCAATCCCGGTTTATATCGCCCTGCTGGCACAGTTACTCGAAACCATGTGGCTACCGGCAATATCATTTGCCCTGGTAGTACATGCAACTCTGTTACTGTTCCAGACCCTGAAACCAGATACCAAGAAATTACTGAAGCTTTCACTGCTTTTATTTGGCGTGGCCGCGCTGAAGATCGTACTGTGGGATATGCAGGATTTTTCTCTGGTACAGAAAATTGTAGTCTGTATGTTAGTGGGGCTGTGTATGCTGGGGGCAGCGTTTCAGTATCAGAAATTCTTACCCCGGAACAGGCTGCCTCAATAG
- a CDS encoding DUF5329 domain-containing protein: MTKYLAIILALYSTLLPPSLHANSPGKEIDHLINFVSSSECTFIRNDSEYSSSDAVKHMNKKYQYFSSKIYSAEEFIELSATKSTFSGKPYHIKCKNQPAQKSQSWLLNELARYREAVRLEAENTQPAEENKQKG, from the coding sequence ATGACAAAATACTTGGCAATTATCCTTGCCCTTTACTCCACCCTACTTCCTCCATCATTGCACGCAAACAGCCCTGGTAAAGAAATAGACCATCTGATTAATTTTGTATCCTCCTCTGAATGTACCTTTATCCGCAATGACAGCGAGTACAGTAGTTCGGATGCTGTGAAACATATGAATAAAAAATATCAATATTTCTCAAGCAAAATCTATAGTGCCGAAGAATTTATCGAGCTGAGTGCCACTAAAAGCACCTTTAGTGGCAAGCCTTACCATATCAAGTGCAAAAATCAACCTGCGCAAAAATCTCAAAGCTGGCTTTTAAATGAGCTGGCTCGGTATCGTGAAGCTGTGAGATTAGAGGCCGAAAACACTCAGCCAGCAGAAGAAAATAAGCAAAAGGGATAG